A portion of the Chryseobacterium tructae genome contains these proteins:
- a CDS encoding thioredoxin fold domain-containing protein, translating into MKTGTFSELEHLQKEFPKPVVIHLYTDWCSVCKVETFRLNKDKDLVEIMNDQFYLINFEAEKTREKVSFQGHEFGYLSNGSSGIHELALALSKNKEQPVYPLWIFLDKNQNLVYYQEGLITPEKMKQKLKEISTL; encoded by the coding sequence ATGAAGACAGGGACTTTTTCTGAGTTAGAACATCTGCAGAAAGAATTTCCAAAACCTGTGGTCATACATCTCTATACAGATTGGTGCTCAGTTTGTAAAGTAGAAACTTTCCGCTTAAATAAAGATAAAGACCTGGTCGAGATAATGAACGACCAATTTTACCTGATTAATTTTGAAGCTGAGAAAACAAGAGAAAAAGTCAGTTTTCAAGGTCATGAATTTGGATATTTATCGAATGGAAGCTCCGGAATTCATGAACTGGCGCTGGCTTTGTCTAAAAATAAAGAGCAGCCTGTGTATCCGTTGTGGATTTTTTTGGATAAGAATCAGAATTTAGTATACTACCAGGAGGGATTGATTACGCCTGAAAAGATGAAACAGAAATTGAAAGAGATTTCGACGTTGTAA
- a CDS encoding TonB-dependent receptor plug domain-containing protein: MKRILFSITFLSSYCFAQETDSLSVNQHKNTDSIKVSKKEFKTSNIDDVVVTGTIKPMSRSKSPVAVEIYSQKFFQKNPTPSIFEAISMVNGVKPQLNCSVCNTGDIHINGLEGPYTMILIDGMPIVSSLSTVYGLSGIPNSLVDRIEVVKGPASSIYGSEAMGGVINIITKNALTAPKLSVDMMTSSWAENNLDLSTKFNIGKNAASLLSLNYFSFQEKIDQNKDNFTDTTLQSRISVFNKWNFKRKENRQASFAVRYLYEDRFGGEMQWNKSFRGSDEVYGESIYTNRAEVFGLYEWPMKEHIVTQFSYNYHDQNSFYGANPFNALQKVAFVQTYWDRSFGKHDITAGVTFKRTFYDDNTPGTLASDGVTNAPMKSPIWGVFVQDQWEINDKNTLLLGYRYDYDKVHHSVHSPRFAWKFSPNPYHTLRFNFGTGFRVVNLFTEDHAALTGSREVVVKSDLLPERSVNGNLNYIWKIPVGNRMVNLDASAFYTYFSNKIVGDFDSDPNKIIYDNLHGYGISRGASLNVDFSFSFPLSVNLGVTYLDVYQKYNDENQKTQQLHAPKWSGTYSLTYKFPSNLTVDFTGQFYGPMRLPVLPNDFRPEYSPFYSLANIQVSKSFKSGFEVYCGVKNLFNFTPKDPLMRPFDPFDKHVDDPISNPNHYTFDTAYGYAPMQRIRGFLGVKYTLK, from the coding sequence ATGAAGCGAATATTATTTTCTATTACTTTTTTATCTTCATATTGTTTTGCCCAGGAGACAGATAGTTTAAGTGTCAATCAACATAAAAACACTGATTCTATAAAAGTTTCTAAAAAGGAATTCAAGACAAGTAATATTGATGATGTAGTGGTTACCGGAACCATAAAACCGATGAGTAGATCCAAAAGCCCTGTAGCTGTTGAGATCTATAGCCAGAAATTTTTCCAGAAAAATCCTACTCCAAGTATTTTTGAAGCCATCAGTATGGTCAACGGTGTAAAACCGCAATTGAACTGCTCCGTATGCAACACAGGAGATATTCATATTAATGGTCTGGAAGGCCCCTATACAATGATCCTGATAGATGGAATGCCGATTGTAAGTTCACTTTCTACAGTATATGGATTGAGTGGAATTCCTAATAGTTTAGTAGATAGAATAGAAGTGGTAAAAGGTCCGGCTTCTTCTATTTATGGTTCTGAAGCAATGGGTGGCGTTATTAATATCATCACAAAAAATGCATTAACGGCTCCAAAGCTGAGTGTGGATATGATGACCAGCTCATGGGCGGAAAATAATCTTGATCTTTCCACAAAGTTTAATATAGGAAAGAATGCTGCTTCATTATTAAGTTTAAATTACTTCAGCTTCCAGGAAAAGATAGACCAGAATAAAGATAATTTTACAGATACTACTTTACAAAGCAGAATTTCTGTTTTTAATAAATGGAATTTTAAAAGAAAGGAAAACAGACAAGCCAGTTTTGCTGTAAGATATTTGTATGAAGACCGTTTCGGTGGTGAAATGCAATGGAATAAATCTTTCCGTGGAAGCGATGAAGTGTATGGAGAAAGTATTTATACAAATAGAGCAGAAGTTTTTGGGCTGTATGAGTGGCCAATGAAGGAACATATCGTGACGCAGTTTTCCTATAATTACCATGATCAGAATTCTTTTTATGGTGCGAATCCGTTTAATGCTCTTCAGAAAGTCGCCTTTGTACAAACCTATTGGGACAGAAGTTTTGGGAAGCATGATATTACTGCCGGAGTTACTTTTAAAAGAACTTTTTATGATGACAATACTCCGGGAACGCTGGCTTCTGATGGAGTAACCAATGCACCGATGAAGTCACCGATATGGGGTGTATTTGTTCAGGATCAATGGGAGATCAATGATAAAAATACCTTATTATTAGGATACCGCTATGATTACGATAAAGTGCATCATTCTGTACATTCTCCAAGATTTGCATGGAAATTTTCCCCAAATCCATATCATACTTTACGATTTAATTTTGGAACAGGATTTAGAGTCGTTAACCTCTTTACTGAAGATCATGCTGCATTAACGGGTTCCAGAGAAGTGGTTGTAAAATCGGATCTTCTGCCTGAAAGATCAGTAAATGGTAATTTAAATTATATCTGGAAAATTCCTGTTGGAAATCGTATGGTGAATCTGGATGCTTCTGCATTCTATACCTATTTCAGTAATAAAATCGTAGGTGACTTTGATTCTGATCCGAATAAAATCATCTATGATAATCTTCACGGATATGGAATTTCCAGAGGAGCTTCCTTGAATGTAGACTTCAGTTTTTCGTTTCCATTAAGCGTTAATTTGGGAGTTACTTATCTTGATGTCTACCAAAAATATAATGATGAAAATCAAAAAACACAGCAACTTCACGCGCCAAAGTGGAGTGGAACCTATAGTCTGACGTATAAATTTCCAAGTAACCTAACTGTAGATTTCACAGGACAGTTTTATGGACCAATGAGACTTCCTGTTTTACCCAATGACTTCCGTCCTGAATATTCGCCATTTTATTCTTTAGCTAATATTCAGGTCTCAAAAAGCTTTAAGTCTGGATTTGAAGTGTATTGTGGGGTGAAAAATTTATTCAATTTTACTCCTAAAGATCCTCTGATGAGGCCGTTTGATCCATTTGATAAACATGTTGATGACCCTATCAGCAATCCCAACCATTATACTTTCGATACCGCATATGGTTATGCTCCAATGCAGCGTATCAGAGGATTCTTGGGAGTGAAATATACCCTAAAATGA
- a CDS encoding homogentisate 1,2-dioxygenase — protein sequence MRYHLSGNIPQKRHTVFKSPEDKFYYEQLFGTEGFHGISSLLYHIHRPTQIKSIGEPKDVTPKIAVEKNITPRMFKGMNVTPEDDFMDSRKILLMNNDLKMGLAKPRKSMDYFYKNAECDELLFVHEGTGILKTFVGDLEFGVGDYLIIPRGTIYQVELQSENTVFFVLESHSPIYTPKRYRNEFGQLLEHSPFCERDIVAPAFKEPKDEKGEFLIKVKKENQITDFIYATHPFDVVGWDGYFYPYKFNIKNFEPITGRIHQPPPVHQNFEAHNFVVCSFCARMYDYHPLAVPAPYNHSNIDSDEVLFYTEGDFMSRNHIDLMDFTLHPGGIVHGPHPGAMERSIGKKFTEEYAVMVDPFRPLKITEEALKVEDPSYKTSWLE from the coding sequence ATGAGATATCATCTATCGGGAAACATCCCACAAAAAAGACATACCGTCTTTAAATCTCCGGAAGATAAATTTTACTATGAACAGCTTTTCGGAACGGAAGGCTTTCACGGTATCTCTTCTCTGTTATACCATATTCACCGTCCCACGCAAATCAAGTCAATTGGAGAGCCGAAAGATGTGACCCCCAAAATAGCGGTGGAGAAAAATATTACGCCAAGAATGTTCAAAGGAATGAATGTAACTCCTGAGGACGATTTTATGGACAGCCGTAAGATCCTTTTGATGAACAACGATCTGAAAATGGGATTGGCTAAGCCAAGAAAATCAATGGATTATTTCTACAAAAATGCAGAATGCGACGAACTTTTATTCGTCCATGAAGGAACCGGAATTTTAAAAACATTTGTGGGAGATCTTGAATTTGGTGTTGGTGACTATCTTATTATTCCAAGAGGAACTATTTATCAGGTAGAATTACAATCTGAAAATACAGTGTTCTTCGTACTGGAAAGCCATTCTCCTATTTACACTCCGAAGAGATACAGAAATGAATTCGGACAGCTGTTGGAACATTCTCCATTCTGCGAAAGAGACATCGTTGCTCCTGCTTTTAAAGAACCTAAGGATGAAAAAGGAGAATTCTTAATTAAAGTAAAAAAAGAAAACCAGATCACAGATTTCATCTATGCTACACACCCTTTTGATGTTGTAGGCTGGGATGGATATTTTTATCCTTATAAATTTAATATCAAAAACTTTGAACCTATTACAGGTAGAATTCACCAACCGCCACCGGTTCATCAGAATTTTGAAGCCCATAATTTTGTAGTATGTTCATTCTGTGCAAGGATGTATGATTATCATCCGCTTGCAGTTCCGGCTCCTTACAATCACTCCAATATTGATTCTGATGAGGTATTATTCTATACAGAAGGTGATTTTATGAGCCGTAATCATATCGACTTAATGGATTTTACTCTTCACCCGGGAGGAATCGTTCACGGGCCTCATCCAGGAGCTATGGAAAGAAGTATCGGAAAAAAATTCACTGAAGAATATGCCGTAATGGTAGACCCTTTCCGTCCTTTAAAAATTACGGAAGAAGCTTTAAAAGTGGAAGATCCGTCCTACAAAACTTCATGGTTGGAATAA